The DNA window CCCGCTCGACGGCACCAACAACGTGGCGATCGGGCTGGCCGCGTACGTGGTGGGGATCGCCCTCTGCGACCGCGGCTCGCCGGTGCTCGGCGTGGTGCACGACCCGGTAGCCGGCCGCACCTGGTCCGCCGTGCGGGGGCAGGGCGCCTTCGTGCACGAGTCCGGCCCGGCCGCCCGCCCGCTGCACGCGCCCCGCCGGCCGGTGCCGACCGCGCCGGTGCTGGCCTGGACCCAGGGGCACGGGGTGGCCCGCGACGACAGCACCGCCCGCGCCCTGAAGGTGGTGCTCGACACCACCGCGCGGCGGGTGCTGCAACTGTGGGCGCCGCTGCTGTCCTGGGTGATGCTGGCCCGCGGCGACATCGACGGCATCGTCGGCTACCGCCCCGAGGCGGTCGACCTGCCGGCCGGGATGCTGCTCGCCGCCGAGGCCGGCATGGCGGTCCGGGCCCTCGACGGGGGCTCCTTCGACGACCGCTACGGCTGCCCGGCCGACCGGCGCAGCTTCTTGGCCGGCCCGCCGGAGACCATCGACCGGCTGGTCAAGCTGGTCACCGCCGCACAGTGGATCGAGCCGCAGGTCCGCCAGCTCACCCCCATCAGCCTCACCACCGTCGGCTGGTGAGCCTCGGCGGGCGCAGCGCGAGAGCCGCCACCCGCCACCGGATCGTCAGAGGCTGCGCTGCCCAGCCGTGCTCGGCGTAAACGGCCAGACCCCGGTGCCCTCGCTGCGTCCCGCGATTCTCGTCGGTGTCTGCCATGCTCGGGGCGATGACGACCGGGCAGCCATCCAGACGCCGTGACCGGCGGCGCGCGGTGCGCGTCGGGCTCGCGGTCGGCGCGGTCGCGGCCGTACTCGCCCTCGCCGTGCTCGTCGTGCCGCTGCTGTTGCCGCCGGGCCCGCGCCCGCCGTTCCAGCTCCCCGTGTCGTGCGGCGAGACCTGGCGGCTGGGCACCTATCCCGGCCACGACGACTTCGACGTCGACCTGTTTCCCACAGCGGGCGAGGCGTGGGGGCGGCCGGTGCTCGCGTCGCATGACGGCACGGTCACCGTGGCGGGGATCAACGGGTCGCTGGGTGGGCGTACCCCGGAGAACCCGAAGGGTCCGCGCGGTCGGGGCGGAGGCTACTGGGTGAAGATCGACCACGGCGGCAAATGGGAGACGCAGTACCTGCACCTGCTCGAACCGCCGCTGGTCCGGGCCGGACAGCGGGTCGCCCGTGGTGAGCAGCTCGGGCGGGTGGGCAGCACCGGCGACTCCGGCGCGCCACACCTGCACTACGAGCAGCACCGGGGCTGGGAGAAGGTCGAAACCTGGTTCGACGGCTCACCTTCGGGCATCACCCAGGACGACACCGAGTACAGCGTCACGCTGACGAGCAACAACTGCCCCGCCCGCCAGCGATGAAAATCGCTGTCCGGTTGCCGGAGCGCGGTGCTAGACAGCCGGGGTGGACAAGCCCCTGGAGTTTCCCGATCTCCTGCGGCTGATCGACGAGCGGTCGACCGCCTTCTGAGCCGCGGTCGCCGCCGCGCCCGACCTCGACGTGCCGGTGCCGACCGGCCCTGAGTGGACGCCTGGTTCTCGCCCTGTACGGCCGCATTCCGGTGGACTCCCTGAAGCTAGACGGCGGCCCGCGTCTCTTCGACCTGCTCATCGGACTGGATGTGGTAGCCGTAGGGCGGGCCGTCCGCGGAGCGCCAGTCGTCCGGATCGGGCCGGGTCAGGCCTTCGGCGGTCATCTCCTCCACCACGATCGGCTCGACGCGTTCAGCCGGGCACGGACTCAGGACGCTCACGGCTGTTCCACCACAGGCGAGGAGTAGACAGCACCCCACCTCGCCGCGCCACCCCTTGTGATAGCTTCTGCGTCGCTGTGCGCTACTGCGAACTGAGGAGGTGAGACCGATCAACGCTGTGACAGGTCGGGGCTCCCTCCCTTGCATGGCCTAGGGAGTGCCCGCAGAAGGCATTCCGAAAGGCTTGGAAACGCTGTGCGCTTCACTTCTGAAACGTCGTTCGACGGCATCTCCGAACAGCTCTTCACCCTCGGCGACATTCCCGGCGTGCTGTGGACGCCGGAAGGTGCCACCGGCGCCCGTCCCCTCATCCTGATGGGGCACGGCGGCGGTCAGCACAAGAAGGCCCCCGGCATTCTGGCCCGTGCACGCCGCTTCGTCGCGGATCGTGGTTTCGCGGTTGCGGCGGTGGATGTGCCCGGCCACGGTGACCGGC is part of the Micromonospora halotolerans genome and encodes:
- a CDS encoding inositol monophosphatase family protein, with the protein product MDVDPNRDGPELRDAHRFAVEVAQAAGRLLRRGTRGELHARAKNDSGDLVTDLDLAAERLIVDRIRARWPEHGVIAEEGGEYAADNTWAWLVDPLDGTNNVAIGLAAYVVGIALCDRGSPVLGVVHDPVAGRTWSAVRGQGAFVHESGPAARPLHAPRRPVPTAPVLAWTQGHGVARDDSTARALKVVLDTTARRVLQLWAPLLSWVMLARGDIDGIVGYRPEAVDLPAGMLLAAEAGMAVRALDGGSFDDRYGCPADRRSFLAGPPETIDRLVKLVTAAQWIEPQVRQLTPISLTTVGW
- a CDS encoding M23 family metallopeptidase, whose protein sequence is MTTGQPSRRRDRRRAVRVGLAVGAVAAVLALAVLVVPLLLPPGPRPPFQLPVSCGETWRLGTYPGHDDFDVDLFPTAGEAWGRPVLASHDGTVTVAGINGSLGGRTPENPKGPRGRGGGYWVKIDHGGKWETQYLHLLEPPLVRAGQRVARGEQLGRVGSTGDSGAPHLHYEQHRGWEKVETWFDGSPSGITQDDTEYSVTLTSNNCPARQR